In the Pedobacter cryoconitis genome, ATATGCAAGCTTTTGTAGAAGGCATAGGTTTGGGTGTGCCTGGAAATACCAGTACAGATCCCCGTCATACCGCAACCATCAACAGTGAATTTAATGCAGGCGCTGGAGGTACTATTTCCATGTGGCCAGACGGACTGGGAATGGCCGCAACATTTGACCCCGTTATCGTCAAAGAATTTGGACATATTGCTGCTCAGGAATATCGGGCTTTAGGTATCTCTACGGCACTTTCCCCACAAATAGATTTAGGGACAGAGCCACGCTGGTACCGTATTGCCATGACCTTTGGCGAAAGCCCGTTAATGTCTGCGGATATGGCCCGCGCTTATATTGACGGTTTCCAGACCTCCTTCGGAAAAGATGAAATCAAAGATGGCTGGGGTTATAAAAGTGTCAATGCCATGGTTAAACACTGGCCAAGCGGAGGCGCTGAAGAAGGCGGCCGCGACGGACACTGGGCTTATGGTAAATTTACCGTTTATCCTGGCAAGAACCTGGAACAGCATCTTATTCCATTCATTAACGGCGCTTTTAAGTTGGATGGTAAAACTAAAAAAGCAGCAGCAGTCATGCCCTATTATACGATTACTTACGGACAAGATCCTTCCGGTCAGAATGTAGCCAATGGTTACAGCAAATACATGATTACGGATCTGCTGAGAAAGAAATACGAGTATGATGGTGTAGTCTGTACAGACTGGCTGATTACTGGTAATGAAGGTGCTACACCTGATATTTTTGCAGGCAAACCATGGGGCGCAGAAGCTTTAACAATTAACGAAAGACATTATAAAGTGATTATGGCTGGTGTAGATCAGTTTGGCGGTAACAATGAAATCAAACCAATCATGGCGGCTTATCAAATGGGTGTCAAAGAATACGGGGCAAAATTTATGCGCGCCCGTTTTGAAACCTCTGCAATCCGGTTGTTGAAAAACATTTTCAGCGTAGGACTTTTTGAGAACCCTTATCTGGATCCTCAGGAAAGTAAAAAGATCGTAGGGAATACTGAATTTATGAAAGCAGGCTATCAGGCGCAATTAAAGTCGGTAGTTTTGCTTAAAAACAAGTCTTCCATCCTGCCAATCGCGAAAAATAAAACTGTGTTTGTGCCAAAAATCTACTATCCGGCCTCCAAAGACTGGTGGGGAAACTTATCTGCTCCAAAATTTGATTATCCAGTAGATATCAATCTGATCAAAAGATATTATAGTGTGACAGAAGACCCTGCTCAGGCCGATTTTTCAATTGTCTTTGTATCCAGTCCTTACAGCGCAGAAGGCGGCTATGATTTGAAAGACAGAAAAGCAGGAGGCAATGGTTATGTCCCCATCACTTTACAATACGGTGCTTATACCGCCTCTACAGCAAGAACACAAAGTATGGCCGCAGGAGATCCGGTAATAGATCCTACAGTCAGCAATCGCTCTTACGCTAACAAGACCGTTACAGCTTACAATACGATGGATTTGAGAACGATCCTGGATACAAAAGCAGCGATGAAAGAAAAACCAGTTATTGTAGTGGTCAATGCCTCAAAACCTATGGTATTTAATGAGTTTGAACAGCAAGTGGAAGGAATTGTATTACATTTTGGCATTTCCGGACAGGCTGTGCTCGATATTATCTCAGGAGCGACAGAACCATCCGGTTTATTACCCGTTCAGATGCCCGCTAACATGCTAACAGTAGAACAGCAATATGAAGACGTGCCTTTTGATATGACCTGCCACAAAGACGCGCAGGGACATGTTTATGATTTCGGTTTCGGATTGAACTGGAAAGGACAAATCAAAGATCAGCGCAATGCTAAATATCATTCCAAATAAACCTGATATAATTCCGCGGAAGTTTAATAACATTCCATAAAAAGGAGCAGTTAAAAAAACTGCTCCTTCCTCAAAGTTATGAATACCAATACTATTAATGCTTCTTGCTAACGTAAGCCTTAAAGTAACCACACTCATTTAATACTTCCTGATAATATCTGGTCTGGCTATATTGTGCTTTCAATTCCGCAAAGTATTTGCCTGTTGGTATTTTACTAAAATCAAAGCTCCAGCTATACTTCCTGTCATTATCCGGACTATTGTATTGCACATTGTAAATCTCGTTCCGCTCACATTTAGCCGCCATATAAGTGTACTTTGCTTTTAGCTCCTTAGTTTTAGCATTGGCACGGGCCAGCAGATAATACTTCTCTGCTACCTTACTATCAGTCACTATCTTTCTATAAGGCACCGCAATACTATAAGGAGAATCTCCATAGCTTTCTGTTACCGTAGCCGAATAGTAAAACACACGTGCATTACCATAATGCGTAATGTTATAATAAGCATTCCCCAGCAATGCTGCATTTCTGGATACCTCTTTACCCGCAGCCAGGTCTCCTTTAATTGTCTTTAAAGCCTCTATAAAACCCAATACTGTAAAATGTTTTTTATTCTTATCGGCCTCATGGTCACAATCATGACAATCCTGAATCTTGCTATTAAAAGGATTAGCCAAAAGTTCAGTACTATTGACGGTATCAGCCTGTTTCATCAGCACAATAGCTTCATCCAATTTCTCCTGATAAACTAATAATATAGCTTGTAAATAGCTCAGCTGTCTAACATTAATCGAATAATAGTTCAGCATGGCCAGCTCAAAAGGAGTCTTGTTCTGCTTGTTTAAAAGTGCTTTTGCTGCTTCTATCCTTGCATTGCTACTGTAAAAAGCCATTTCCGGAGCAAAAAAGTATGCTTTCAAAACATCACCTTGTTTTTTATACTGTGCTGATAACATCGTCATGCTTTGTGCGATCGCACTATTATAACGAAGGTTAGCAATTGACTTCTTATTCTTGCTCAGACTATTCAACCAGTTTAAAGGTTCTACCATTTCCGCTTCTGCTTTCGCATCAATATGTTTCAGCGTTTTCAAATAAAGCAACCAGTTCAGCACTTTATATTGCGCCATAACCAAGGTATCATTTGCCGGTAACTGCTTTCTCCCCTTTGTATAAAATGTTTTGGCCAGCGCATAATTACCCGAAAGTGAATTCAGATAACCTGCAGCCAGGTTCCAGTAGTAAGGTTTTGACGTTTTCTCTTCATTCGCAATATTACCAACCAAAATCCGCTCCGCCGTTGTTGCCACTCGTGTTGCCGGATCAATTGTGCTTGTATCTTTCCACGCCTGCCCTTGTGACTCCCTGATATTGACCAGTCTGCTCAGTAAAAGATCAAGCTTCTCAGATTTAGGGTCAATCGCATAAATTTCCTTAATCGCACGGGCTTCATCCCTGCTGCTGCCCAGCATCTGCCATAAAGTAATTTTCTCATCCCCATTTTTGGCCA is a window encoding:
- a CDS encoding glycoside hydrolase family 3 protein; translated protein: MKKEILTLLAFSCLHAVTAQEEKNFKLITNPNGIVLGYNPMSGVKILTVDGLKFKDLNKNGKLDKYEDWRLSADLRARDLAQQMTIAQISGLMLYSGHQMLPGSDSGFGSATYNGKAFSKSKAKAEDLSDNQKKFLKEDNLRHILLTKVQSPEVAAAWNNNMQAFVEGIGLGVPGNTSTDPRHTATINSEFNAGAGGTISMWPDGLGMAATFDPVIVKEFGHIAAQEYRALGISTALSPQIDLGTEPRWYRIAMTFGESPLMSADMARAYIDGFQTSFGKDEIKDGWGYKSVNAMVKHWPSGGAEEGGRDGHWAYGKFTVYPGKNLEQHLIPFINGAFKLDGKTKKAAAVMPYYTITYGQDPSGQNVANGYSKYMITDLLRKKYEYDGVVCTDWLITGNEGATPDIFAGKPWGAEALTINERHYKVIMAGVDQFGGNNEIKPIMAAYQMGVKEYGAKFMRARFETSAIRLLKNIFSVGLFENPYLDPQESKKIVGNTEFMKAGYQAQLKSVVLLKNKSSILPIAKNKTVFVPKIYYPASKDWWGNLSAPKFDYPVDINLIKRYYSVTEDPAQADFSIVFVSSPYSAEGGYDLKDRKAGGNGYVPITLQYGAYTASTARTQSMAAGDPVIDPTVSNRSYANKTVTAYNTMDLRTILDTKAAMKEKPVIVVVNASKPMVFNEFEQQVEGIVLHFGISGQAVLDIISGATEPSGLLPVQMPANMLTVEQQYEDVPFDMTCHKDAQGHVYDFGFGLNWKGQIKDQRNAKYHSK